One genomic region from Ptychodera flava strain L36383 chromosome 5, AS_Pfla_20210202, whole genome shotgun sequence encodes:
- the LOC139133049 gene encoding axotactin-like, producing the protein MRAPSALVLLLLLQASLSYSDDTAQTFHDPNLSYSEYRPSWRASDTQSVRFDFRTLLTDAMLVRHIVNTTISASQYTMGVALRKGQLQAMHVYGPHSDMILLGKGLHHDEWHSVTLTKTPSGNFSATLDGVTEWIQLNDGNIRGAAAELDKVESGTVSSVFVGGIKRRDGDNTGFSLNQYIGCIKNIQFSRDGHNYTTSDYVSTVGTKPGCIDQCEVHDDCKNGGECLNQYTGIICDCHGTGHEGAKCQNKGETTLTFYGSNFVEYFPYNASSTHHSSKNRVSLQFKMGTQDQDSGILFYNVGTPPNPNHLSISLINGRLNVSFDFGDEVYRLIDGSKLNDDSWHTVTVEHEEREVSLTLDGNTQSVDITGENYHLFMNPILYFGGGINMGRNQGLPTGKNFVGCMKNVHVGSINVFELFLKDDKRVAHFGGEPSYGCNTIEFSPITFPTFKSQLILHSWQYPSDLKMSFQFRTQQRDALVLMVGIRVGNDTKTSGSIRLLLKNGRMQVHLDLSLEDGDDSFEYWTYAGKNLHDKEWHSCTIEAMLVDGEVTLQLDNEFVFIRSDRAFIRRRGGIYPVTDIYLGGGLHNQERGFVGCVRHLVIQGREVNPLETISSGEANGVILDGCKMKDLCVGVTKCEHQSECIQDWYQTYCDCDGTGYNGTVCHFPTAKRSCEDYYQMGFRQSGVRRIDPDGAGPLPPSYVYCEMLDQPIGYAGTKTIIDHNLRNSTLVRKFGQMNMKKVLEYRDMSSESLVHLVENSINCTQELTYECLKSPQYLGNQTWYLAANGKLFDTDAGFTKNCNKNDLKKRQDTAVLENPLHVPVTEMFFMQQRNKEVAEGRVSLSPLTCLGSKLYDPENAVTFTDESSNLMLDAWESGDLSFSFRTLQRDATLLFQEPPRHDSDYVMIEVVDGSSIIFKFNTGKREANATVRAKSLNDGNWHYVSVEYNQYHVRFTVDTVTSWFNLIKDEEFGPFTGPLYVGGMSSEYANVIPGLEGCFRNLVIDNKLIKLPDFIGIGVNGSSVTEGVKKDVRDRVTQIHARMVHSVKNCGARTSATAQMFLTEGFTVKKIIWLT; encoded by the exons ATGAGGGCGCCCTCTGCTCTtgttcttcttctacttctacAAGCTTCACTCTCTTACAGCGATGACACGGCTCAAACTTTTCACGATCCCAATCTCTCATACTCGGAATATCGCCCATCATGGCGGGCATCTGATACGCAAAGCGTTCGGTTTGACTTCAGGACGTTGCTGACGGATGCCATGCTTGTTCGTCACATTGTGAACACGACCATATCGGCGTCTCAATATACCATGGGTGTCGCTCTGCGAAAGGGACAGCTGCAAGCGATGCATGTGTACGGACCACACTCAGACAT GATTTTGCTTGGCAAGGGTCTTCACCATGACGAATGGCACAGTGTCACTCTCACAAAGACACCATCTGGTAACTTCAGCGCAACACTCGATGGCGTCACCGAGTGGATTCAGTTGAATGACGGCAACATTAGAGGAGCAGCGGCCGAACTAGACAAAGTAGAAAGTGGCACCGTGTCTTCTGTTTTCGTTGgag GAATAAAGCGTCGTGATGGCGACAATACGGGTTTCTCTCTCAACCAATACATAGGCTGCATCAAAAATATACAGTTTAGTCGTGATGGTCATAACTACACAACTTCGGATTACGTATCAACAG TTGGAACGAAACCAGGATGCATTGACCAGTGTGAGGTCCATGATGACTGCAAGAATGGTGGAGAATGTTTGAACCAATATACGGGAATCATCTGCGACTGTCACGGCACTGGTCACGAGGGAGCAAAATGCCAAAACAAAG GCGAGACGACGCTGACTTTTTACGGATCAAACTTCGTCGAGTATTTTCCTTACAACGCCTCTTCTACGCACCATTCTTCAAAAAACAGAGTCAGTTTGCAATTCAAG ATGGGAACACAGGATCAGGATTCGGGTATCCTCTTCTACAATGTTGGTACACCTCCAAACCCAAACCATCTAAGCATTAGTCTCATCAACGGCCGACTCAATGTCTCATTTGACTTCGGCGACGAAGTGTACCGCTTAATAGACGGATCAAAACTGAACGACGACTC ATGGCACACAGTGACTGTAGAACACGAAGAGCGTGAGGTCAGCTTAACATTGGATGGTAACACACAAAGTGTTGACATCACAGGCGAGAACTATCATTTGTTCATGAACCCAATCCTGTACTTTGGGGGAGGCATAAACATGGGGCGCAATCAAG GACTTCCTACGGGTAAAAATTTTGTCGGATGTATGAAAAACGTTCATGTAGGCTCTATTAATGTCTTCGAACTATTCTTAAAAGACGACAAAAGAGTTGCTCATTTTGGTGGAGAGCCCAGTTATGGATGCAACACAATAGAATTTTCCCCGATAACTTTCCCGACATTTAAATCACAACTTATCTTACACTCATGGCAGTATCCATCGGATTTGAAAATGAG TTTTCAGTTTCGTACGCAACAACGTGATGCTTTGGTTTTAATGGTTGGCATTCGCGTCGGTAACGATACGAAGACTTCCGGCTCAATTAGA TTATTGTTAAAGAACGGTAGAATGCAAGTTCACCTAGATCTGTCGTTGGAAGACGGTGATGATTCGTTCGAATATTGGACGTACGCTGGCAAAAACCTTCACGACAAAGAATGGCATTCGTGTACCATCGAAGCTATGCTAGTTGACGG TGAAGTAACTCTGCAGTTAGACAACGAATTTGTCTTCATAAGAAGTGATCGTGCTTTCATAAGAAGACGTGGCGGGATATATCCGGTTACAGATATTTATTTAGGTGGAGGCTTGCACAATCAAGAACGAG GGTTTGTCGGCTGTGTACGTCATCTTGTCATCCAAGGAAGAGAAGTGAATCCGTTGGAAACCATATCCAGCGGCGAGGCAAACGGTGTGATCCTAGACGGTTGTAAAATGAAGGACCTGTGTGTGGGTGTCACCAAGTGTGAGCACCAATCAGAATGCATCCAGGACTGGTATCAGACCTACTGTGACTGTGACGGCACTGGATATAACGGAACTGTGTGCCACTTTC CTACCGCGAAACGTTCTTGTGAAGATTACTATCAGATGGGATTCCGTCAGTCCGGCGTCCGTCGAATAGATCCTGACGGTGCCGGCCCATTGCCACCATCGTACGTGTACTGTGAGATGCTGGACCAACCAAT TGGATATGCGGGAACGAAGACAATCATCGACCACAACCTGCGGAATTCCACCTTAGTTCGAAAATTCGGACAgatgaatatgaaaaaagtgCTTGAATACCGTGATATGAGCTCAGAATCGTTGGTGCATCTGGTGGAAAACTCAATCAATTGTACGCAGGAATTGACATACGAGTGCCTGAAGTCACCACAATA CCTTGGTAATCAAACCTGGTACTTGGCTGCTAATGGGAAATTATTCGACACAGATGCCGGTTTCACCAAGAATTGTAACAAGAATGATTTGAA GAAGAGGCAAGATACGGCGGTCCTTGAGAATCCACTTCACGTGCCCGTTACAGAAATGTTTTTCATGCAACAACGTAACAAAGAAGTTGCGGAAGGAAGAGTGTCTCTGTCACCACTCACGTGCCTAGGTTCAA AGCTTTACGACCCAGAGAATGCGGTGACGTTTACTGACGAAAGTTCAAACTTGATGCTGGATGCGTGGGAATCTGGTGACTTGAGTTTCAGCTTCAGGACCTTACAGCGCGATGCGACCCTGCTGTTCCAAGAACCGCCAAGACATGATTCAGACTATGTGATGATTGAAGTGGTCGATG GATcatcaataattttcaaattcaacaccGGTAAGCGAGAAGCCAACGCCACTGTTCGCGCCAAATCGTTAAACGACGGAAACTGGCACTATGTGTCAGTAGAATACAACCAGTATCACGTCAGGTTTACGGTGGACACGGTGACGTCCTGGTTTAACCTCATAAAGGACGAGGAATTCGGTCCTTTCACAGGACCGCTATATGTTGGCGGCATGAGTAG tgaatatgcaaatgtgatacCTGGTCTTGAAGGATGTTTCCGGAATCTTGTGATTGACAACAAATTAATTAAGTTACCAGATTTCATCGGAATCGGCGTTAATGG atCTTCGGTGACCGAGGGCGTGAAGAAGGATGTGAGAGATCGTGTGACCCAGATCCATGCCAGAATGGTGCACAGTGTAAAGAACTGTGGGGCGCGTACATCTGCGACTGCGCAGATGTTTCTCACAGAGGGATTCACTGTGAAGAAG attaTTTGGCTGACATAG